TCAGCTTCAGCGAGTCGCCGCAGTCGCCGCACACCTCGAGGCGGACCTTGAACGGCTTGCCGACGAACGCGGTGACCGTGTGCCCGGAGTCCTTCTGGCGGTAGACGACCGGCGCCTTGGCGACCGGCCTTGCGTGGGCCGCCGTGGCGACGCCCAGCACCGGCGCGGCGGTGGCGAGGACGGTGGCGGCGGTGAGGGCGAGGGCGCGTGGCTTCATCCGACGACGCTAGCTGCCGGACTCGTTGGTGGTCGTCGACGCGTGGCTGAGCCGCTCGCGCTCGGCCGCGTTGAGGTCGATGGTGTCAGCTGGATGCGTCGCCGGCTGTTCGCGGTACGCCGGTGCCTCTTCGATGCGGCGGTAGGCGTTGAGCTGCTCCCGGCCCGATGACACGTCGCGAAGCCCGACCACCATCGCGCTGCCGATCGCGATGCCGGCGAGGCAGACGCAGACCAGGCCGAGGCCGGTGAACATGCCGATCTGCTCCCACACCGCACGAGTCGTGTCGCCGCTGGGAACCCCGATGAAGCCGGCGTTCCACCACGGGCTCACCACGGTGCCGAGGGCGAACCACGCCCCGCTTGCCGCGGCGAGCCAGCCACCGAAGAGGGCGACAGCGCGATGCGCGGTGACCGTCAGCAGCAGACCGCCGAGTGCGACCCCGGCGCCGGGCAGCACCTCCAGCCAGCCGCGCGCGGCCGTCCAGGTCCAGGTGTTGTCTGGTGTGTAGCCGTAGCCGAAGGAATGCCCGAAGAAGGGAACGAGCGCACCCCAGGCTCCGAGCAGGACCAGCAACGGTCCGGCGATCGCCCCGCGTCGCCGTGACATGTGCAACCGGCTGGGCTGTGCGTGACTGCCGCGTGACATGACCAGATCCCTTCTCTGGAGCTCTTGTCGTCATGGCCAGATGTGCCCCGCCGACGGGGCATTACGCAACCTGTCGCCAACTCGCGGTCCAGGCACTAACCTCACGGCAGCGGGGGAACGGGGGGTTTCTGTGAGCATTCGTGCTGTTCAGCGACGCCGCATCGCGCGACTCGGCGGGGTTCTCGTCGCGGTTGCGGCAGCGGTGGTCCCGGCGGTGGCGCCGAGCGCCGCCGCCCATCCGGCCGAGGCCAGGCCCGGACCTGCCGATGCTGCGACCTTCTCGGTGATCGGTCAGCCGAGTCTTGGCGGCGCCACCCTCGCCAGTCGCTGTCCCAACGCCGACGCGCAGTTCAGCAGCCATGACTTCGGCGGGTTCACCACCGACGGCCCGACCGGGATCGCGATCGGGTCGACCGGGCGGCTCTACGTCGTCGACGACGGCGGCCGACGAGTCCTCAGCTGGCCTGACGCGGACGCCATGACGGCCTGCCAGCCGGCCGACGAGGTCATCGGTGGGACCCCGGGCGTAATGGTCGGTCCGGAGGCGATCACGGTCGACGGCGCGGGCAAGGTGTACGTCGCGGACACGCTCAACCACACGGTCGACATCTTCGTGCCGGGAGCGGGCGGCAGCTACCCGTCGCGCCCGACGTACGTGCTGGGCACACCGGGCGTCTCGGGCAAGGGGATGAACGAGTTCAACTACCCCCGCGGCCTGGCGGTCGACGAGACCGGACGGCTCTACGTCGCGGACGACGACAACAACCGCGTGCTGATGTTCGACCCGCCGTTCGCCACCGGAATGAAGGCGGACGACAGCATCGGCGCCGGAGCCGATGGCGGCTTCGCCGGCCCGAAGGCGCTCGCCGTGTCCGGGGACTCGTTGTTCGTCGCCGACTACTACGACAACCGCGTGCTGCGCTTCACCGGCCCTTTCGACGACCCGGCCACGACGTATGCCTCGACCGCCACCTACACCGGCGTGACGCATCCGGTCGACCTGACAGTCGGCCCCGACGGGTCGCTCTACGTGACCCAGCAGGGTGACGGCGCTGCGGCGGCACCGAGCCTCGCGGTCTACGCCAACGCCGTCACAAGCGGGAGCCAGACCCAACCGGCAGCGACCTCGAACTTCGACGGCGCCATCACGGGCGACTCTCCGCTCGGCGTCGCCGTCGACGCGAGCTCGCGGATCTTCCTGTCCGACTACGAGGGCTACCGGGTGCTCGTGCACTACCTGCCGGCGCCGGCGCATGCGGTGGACCCCCTGGCGAGCGCCGCGACCAATGGCCTGCTGCAGACCTTGCAGTCGCGGGCCGGCTTGTCGAAGGGCCGCGTGCTGCTCGGTCAGGAGATGCCGACGTTCGAGTCGGGGAAAGCCGAGTGGTACCGCGTGTTCACCCGGCTGCGCCGACGCAAGCTGCCGGAGCCGGTCGTGATGGGCGCCGAGCTCGACTCGATCCGTGACGGCAAGAACGACACGGCGATCAGCACGATGATCACGCACGCCCACGCCGGTGGGGTGCTGGAGCTCGACTGGCATCCGAACGACCCGGTCGACAACTCCTTCCCCGGTGCGCCGATCACGCCCGCTCAGATGACGCAGCTGACCCAGCCCGGGACGACGCTGTACAACACGTGGCACGCCAACCTTGACGGTGCGGCGGCGACGCTGGCGAAGTTCCAGGCCGCGGGTGTTCCCGTGCTGTTCCGGCCGCTGGTCGAGATGAACGGTGTGAAGTTCTTCTGGTGGTCCGACGACGGGAGCACCGGTGCGCCGCACGCGGCGCGGATTCAGGCTTTCGCTGCGCTGTGGCAGGACATGGTCCACTACCTGACGGTCACGAAGGGGCTGCACAACCTGCTGTTCCTGTACTCGCCGAACGCGGTGGGGTGCGACTGCGCTGTGCCGGCCATGACCTACTACCCGGGGTCGGCGTACGTCGACGCGGTGGGCATCGACGTCTACGACAACGACCTCGCGATCGGTCGCACCCCCGACGACGATCGTGGTCTGACCACCTACCAGGACATGGTCGCCGCGGGGAAGCCGTTCGGGTTCTCGGAGTTCGGGCAGGGGCCGAACGCCGCAGGCAACGGCACCGGCTCGCTGGGCCGGTCGTGGGACGCGAGAACGTTGGTCGAGCGCGTCCGGGACAGCTACCCCGCGGTCGCGTTCGCCACTGCCTGGTACTCCACGTACAACAGCCGGGGCAGGGCGACGTACGTCTACGAGCTGTCTGATCTCACCGACGTGGCCCGGTTGCTACGGGACCCGCTGATCAAGACGCTGCCGACCGGTACGCCGTAGCGACCCCGCAGGCGACGGTCAGCCCCAGCGCACCTTCACCTGCTGCCACCGGTCGGCAACGCCGTGGTCACCGGTGACGGACACCTCCGCCGGCCGGTTCCACAGCCAGAGGTAGACCTGGTCGGCGCGCCCGCTCACGGTTGCGTCGGCGACCGCCGGCGCAGCCGCCTCGACCGCGCTTGCCCCGTCGGGGCCGAGGGTGATGAGCCAACCGGCGCTGCCGTCCGGTGCGAGCCGGACCGTCCCCGGCACGAACTCGCGCCTCCGCTTCGCGAACCCGAACAGCATCTCCTCGATCCCGTCGAGCGAAGTCGCGTCGTCGATCGTCACCGGGATCGCTGCTGCCGCTTCGGCGTCCGCGCGGTGGATCGTCGTCTCGTGGAGCTGGCGGCGAGCCCAGAACTCCAACGGCGAGGGAGCCGGAAGGAACGCGAAGCAGCTCAGGTCGGCGGGCGCGGCCGCCAGCGTGCTGACCAAGGCTCGATGCCCGTCGGCGTACCAGCCGAGCAGCTCGCCATCGTGGGGTGGTTGCGGCGCGGCTGCGTCCGGATGATCCAAGCCATTGGCGACGATGTGCTCAGCCCACCGGTGGACGGTTCCGACATGCCCGACGAGGTCGCGAACGCGCCAGTCCGGGCAGCCCGGGACCGGGTCGTCGAGGCCGCATCGTGCGGCCGCGTCGCCGAGTCGCTCCGCCTCGGCCGCGAGGCGCTCCAAACGGGTGGTGAACTCCACGCGGCAAGTATCTCCGCCGTGGGAGAAACCCGTCGAAACTGTCACATGAGCGTGCCAGAGTCCGTCTGATCCGTGAACCCTCGAACGAAGGACCACCGATGACTGCGCCTGCCGCGACGAGCTCCGACCCGCGCCGTTGGAAGGCCCTCGCGCTGCTGGGCGCGATCCAGTTCATGCTCGTCCTCGACGTCACGGTCGTGAACGTCGCGCTGCCGCACATCCAGCGCGATCTCGGCTTCAGTCGCCCGGGGCTCGCCTGGGTCGTCAACGGCTACGTGCTGATGGCCGGGGGCCTGCTGCTGCTCGGCGGCCGGCTCGCCGACATCGTCGGTCGGCGTCGGCTGTTCCTGCTCGGGGTGGGCCTGTTCGCGGTGGCCAGCGCCACCTGCGGAGCTGCCCAGGATCCGGGCATGCTGGTCGCGTCGCGGTTCGTGCAGGGCGCCGGCGAGGCGTTCGCCGCCCCCGCTTCGCTCGGACTGATCGCGGTCCTGTTCCCCGATCCCGCCGAGCGGGTCAAGGCGCTCGGCATCTGGGGTGGCATCGCCGGCTTGGGCGGCACGTCGGGCACCGTCATCTCCGGCGTGCTCGTCAACTACGCGTCGTGGCGCTGGATCTTCTTCGTCAACGTGCCGGTCGCCCTCGTGGCGCTGGTGTTCACGCCGCGGCTCGTGGACGAGAGCCGGATGGTGCGCGAAGGCGGTCAGCCGGACTACGTCGGTGCCGCGACGATGACCGGTGGCCTGATCGCGGTGGTGGACGGCCTGCTGCAGGCCGCGAGCCACGCGTGGGGATCCTGGCAGGTGCTGCTGCCCCTGCTCGGTGGGCTCGCGTTGCTCGCGGCGACCGGCTTCATCGAGGGCCACTCCGCGGCGCCGCTCGTCCCGCTCGAGTTCTTCCGCAACCGGACCCGGGTCGCGACGAACCTCGTCACGCTGTTCTTCTCCTCCGCGTTCTTCTCGTACTTCTTCCTGCTCACGCTGTTCGAGCAGCAGGTGCTGCACTACTCGCCGGTGCGCGGCGGGCTGTCCTATCTGCCGTTCGGCCTCACGATCGGTGCCGGCATCGGGATCGGGACGGCGATGATGCCGAAGCTGGGCGTGAAGCGACTGCTGGCGGCCGGCTTCGTGCTGTGTGCTGCCGGGATGCTGCTGACCTCCGGGATCGACATCCACAGCGGCTACTGGTCGGGCATCGTGCCGGGAATGGTGCTGCTCGGGCTCGGGTCCGGGCTGAGCTTCCCGGCGATGGGCAACGCCGCATTGCATGAGGTCACCGGTCAGGACTCCTCGCTCGCCTCCGGCGTACAGAACGCGATGCAACAGGTCGGCGGCGCGATCGGGCTGTCGGTCCTCGTGACGCTCGCCCTTCGCCACGCCGCCTCGCTGCGCCGCGGCGGCGTCGCCGCGCCGCTCGCGTCGACCCACGGGTTCGTGCTGGCGTATCACGTTGCGGTCGGCCTGCTGGTCGCCGGTGCGCTGTTCGTCGTCGCGTTCTTCGAGAGCAACATCCTGTCGGCGCCGCGCAACCCGGAGGCCGAGGTCGCGGACTCCGAGGCGGTACCGGCGGTCGCTTAGCGGCCGATCGGACCGAGCCCGGCAGGCAGCCCGAAGATCTCGGCTTGCGGCGCGGTGCGGGCGAGGGACCGGTAGCGGCGGTCGGCGAACCACCACCGCCCGTCGAGCTTGCGGTAGCGGTCGTGGTAGACCCCGTACGCCGTCGACCAGCCGTCGTCGCCATCGACCGAACCGGCGTCGCGGTGATGCCGGATCTCACACATGAACATCCGGCTACGGCCGGTGTCGCCGTCGGCTTCCACCACCGCGTTCAACACGACGAACTGGAAGTGGTCGAACCGGTCGGTGGCGGTGCGGACGAAGTTCGCGAACTCGGCCGGTCCGATGAACGTGCGTTTCGGGCTCGTGACGGTGTCGACCTCGATCGTGGCGTCCGGCAGCAGCAGCCGTTCGAGCTCGTCCCACGCCCGGCGTGACACCACGTCGGCGTAGCCGAACTGGAGCTCGCGGATCGCGGCGGTGTCCACGACGCGATCATGCCCGAGTCAGCTGTTGGCCGGCTGGAGCGAGGCCGGCTCCG
Above is a genomic segment from Mycobacteriales bacterium containing:
- a CDS encoding glycosyl hydrolase — translated: MSIRAVQRRRIARLGGVLVAVAAAVVPAVAPSAAAHPAEARPGPADAATFSVIGQPSLGGATLASRCPNADAQFSSHDFGGFTTDGPTGIAIGSTGRLYVVDDGGRRVLSWPDADAMTACQPADEVIGGTPGVMVGPEAITVDGAGKVYVADTLNHTVDIFVPGAGGSYPSRPTYVLGTPGVSGKGMNEFNYPRGLAVDETGRLYVADDDNNRVLMFDPPFATGMKADDSIGAGADGGFAGPKALAVSGDSLFVADYYDNRVLRFTGPFDDPATTYASTATYTGVTHPVDLTVGPDGSLYVTQQGDGAAAAPSLAVYANAVTSGSQTQPAATSNFDGAITGDSPLGVAVDASSRIFLSDYEGYRVLVHYLPAPAHAVDPLASAATNGLLQTLQSRAGLSKGRVLLGQEMPTFESGKAEWYRVFTRLRRRKLPEPVVMGAELDSIRDGKNDTAISTMITHAHAGGVLELDWHPNDPVDNSFPGAPITPAQMTQLTQPGTTLYNTWHANLDGAAATLAKFQAAGVPVLFRPLVEMNGVKFFWWSDDGSTGAPHAARIQAFAALWQDMVHYLTVTKGLHNLLFLYSPNAVGCDCAVPAMTYYPGSAYVDAVGIDVYDNDLAIGRTPDDDRGLTTYQDMVAAGKPFGFSEFGQGPNAAGNGTGSLGRSWDARTLVERVRDSYPAVAFATAWYSTYNSRGRATYVYELSDLTDVARLLRDPLIKTLPTGTP
- a CDS encoding maleylpyruvate isomerase family mycothiol-dependent enzyme; this translates as MEFTTRLERLAAEAERLGDAAARCGLDDPVPGCPDWRVRDLVGHVGTVHRWAEHIVANGLDHPDAAAPQPPHDGELLGWYADGHRALVSTLAAAPADLSCFAFLPAPSPLEFWARRQLHETTIHRADAEAAAAIPVTIDDATSLDGIEEMLFGFAKRRREFVPGTVRLAPDGSAGWLITLGPDGASAVEAAAPAVADATVSGRADQVYLWLWNRPAEVSVTGDHGVADRWQQVKVRWG
- a CDS encoding MFS transporter gives rise to the protein MTAPAATSSDPRRWKALALLGAIQFMLVLDVTVVNVALPHIQRDLGFSRPGLAWVVNGYVLMAGGLLLLGGRLADIVGRRRLFLLGVGLFAVASATCGAAQDPGMLVASRFVQGAGEAFAAPASLGLIAVLFPDPAERVKALGIWGGIAGLGGTSGTVISGVLVNYASWRWIFFVNVPVALVALVFTPRLVDESRMVREGGQPDYVGAATMTGGLIAVVDGLLQAASHAWGSWQVLLPLLGGLALLAATGFIEGHSAAPLVPLEFFRNRTRVATNLVTLFFSSAFFSYFFLLTLFEQQVLHYSPVRGGLSYLPFGLTIGAGIGIGTAMMPKLGVKRLLAAGFVLCAAGMLLTSGIDIHSGYWSGIVPGMVLLGLGSGLSFPAMGNAALHEVTGQDSSLASGVQNAMQQVGGAIGLSVLVTLALRHAASLRRGGVAAPLASTHGFVLAYHVAVGLLVAGALFVVAFFESNILSAPRNPEAEVADSEAVPAVA
- a CDS encoding nuclear transport factor 2 family protein, which gives rise to MDTAAIRELQFGYADVVSRRAWDELERLLLPDATIEVDTVTSPKRTFIGPAEFANFVRTATDRFDHFQFVVLNAVVEADGDTGRSRMFMCEIRHHRDAGSVDGDDGWSTAYGVYHDRYRKLDGRWWFADRRYRSLARTAPQAEIFGLPAGLGPIGR